One region of Sphingomonas kaistensis genomic DNA includes:
- a CDS encoding dihydroneopterin aldolase — MTDVIPFSPRLEGMVPPHLAVRSAKIHLDGLAVMTDIGFHDFEVGTPQRLLISVEVWLDEVAAPDGDLAVNAWNYDHLRLEVERIASSRRFNLQETLVREIYDWIAARAGVSALRVGTSKPDVYPNARGVGVEIASFSGSAP; from the coding sequence ATGACCGACGTGATCCCGTTCTCCCCGCGCCTCGAGGGCATGGTGCCGCCCCATCTCGCGGTGCGGTCCGCCAAGATCCATCTCGACGGCCTGGCGGTGATGACCGACATCGGTTTTCACGACTTCGAGGTCGGAACGCCGCAGCGGTTGCTGATTTCGGTCGAGGTCTGGCTCGACGAGGTGGCGGCACCCGACGGGGATCTCGCCGTCAACGCGTGGAATTACGATCACCTGCGGCTCGAGGTCGAGCGAATCGCCTCGTCGCGCCGATTCAACCTTCAGGAGACGCTGGTCCGCGAAATCTACGACTGGATCGCTGCGCGGGCTGGAGTGAGTGCGTTGAGGGTGGGAACGAGCAAGCCCGACGTCTATCCGAACGCGCGAGGAGTTGGCGTTGAGATTGCCAGCTTTTCTGGTTCAGCACCGTAA
- a CDS encoding SDR family oxidoreductase, with protein sequence MSNVAIITGAGRRVGRILAEGLLAEGWQVVTHVRNAEDEVPVGAIRVAADLAQGKAAAEAVLAACPAPPTLLVNNAARFAADSFADFSPEELGAHMAVNVAAPALLTAGFAAAGGEGDRLVVNILDAKLAAPNPDFLSYTLSKAALAALTTLSAQALGADGIRVNAIAPALMLLSEGQSAANFEATHRFNPLNRGVEPADVLRALRFLVDSPTLTGETLTLDGGQRFWRLPRDVQFLEPNSR encoded by the coding sequence ATGAGCAACGTCGCGATCATCACCGGGGCAGGCAGGCGGGTAGGCCGGATCCTTGCCGAAGGGCTGCTGGCCGAAGGCTGGCAAGTCGTCACGCACGTCCGCAATGCGGAAGACGAGGTCCCGGTGGGAGCGATCCGCGTCGCCGCCGACCTTGCGCAGGGCAAAGCGGCGGCGGAGGCGGTGCTCGCGGCCTGTCCGGCGCCGCCGACTTTGCTGGTTAACAATGCGGCGCGCTTCGCCGCCGACAGCTTTGCCGATTTTTCCCCGGAGGAACTGGGCGCCCATATGGCGGTCAACGTGGCCGCCCCGGCGCTGCTGACGGCCGGTTTTGCCGCGGCGGGCGGGGAAGGGGACCGGCTGGTGGTCAACATCCTCGATGCCAAGCTGGCCGCGCCGAATCCCGATTTCCTGAGCTACACCCTGTCCAAGGCCGCGCTTGCGGCGCTGACCACGCTGAGCGCGCAGGCGCTTGGCGCCGACGGTATCCGGGTCAACGCCATCGCCCCGGCGCTGATGCTGCTGTCGGAAGGGCAGAGCGCGGCCAATTTCGAGGCGACCCACCGGTTCAATCCGCTGAATCGCGGAGTGGAGCCGGCCGACGTCCTGCGCGCCCTCCGATTCCTGGTGGACTCGCCCACGCTCACCGGCGAGACGCTGACCCTCGATGGCGGGCAGCGTTTCTGGCGCTTGCCCCGCGACGTGCAATTCCTGGAGCCGAATAGCCGATGA
- a CDS encoding DUF1285 domain-containing protein, which translates to MPETRPPLELAGRSLDEIAAAAAARGGPPVERWNPSHCGDSGMRIDREGRWFHDGKRIERDALVRLFASVLRRESDGRHVLVTPVEKLDIAVELAALRITAMTHEGEGEGRRIAFQVSDGTALILGPDHGLRFVDGLPLVTVRGGIEASFERPVWYELAELALASDPPGLWSAGARFPFPLS; encoded by the coding sequence ATGCCGGAAACCCGCCCACCGCTTGAGCTTGCCGGGCGCAGCCTCGACGAGATCGCAGCGGCCGCGGCTGCGCGTGGCGGTCCGCCGGTCGAGCGCTGGAACCCCTCGCATTGCGGCGACAGCGGGATGCGCATCGACCGCGAGGGCCGCTGGTTCCACGACGGCAAGCGGATCGAACGGGACGCGCTGGTGCGCTTGTTCGCCTCGGTCCTGCGCCGCGAGTCCGATGGCCGGCACGTACTCGTGACCCCGGTCGAGAAGCTCGACATCGCGGTCGAGCTTGCCGCGCTGCGGATCACCGCCATGACCCATGAGGGCGAGGGCGAGGGACGGCGCATCGCCTTTCAGGTGAGCGACGGAACCGCGCTGATCCTCGGGCCCGACCATGGCCTGCGATTTGTCGACGGCCTACCCCTGGTGACCGTTCGCGGCGGGATCGAAGCCAGCTTCGAACGCCCGGTCTGGTATGAGCTCGCCGAGCTTGCACTGGCCTCCGATCCGCCCGGCCTGTGGAGCGCCGGGGCCCGGTTCCCTTTCCCGCTCTCGTGA
- a CDS encoding CoA pyrophosphatase — MTLAERLRAALALPAPSTLLPGDLLEGASGDAVPAAVLVAITRRPEPGVLLTVRREHMRTHAGQIAFPGGRVDAEDADLAAAALREAEEEIGLPRSAVTLWGTADPYRTITGYHVVPVLGEVDADLPLLPHEQEVADMFEAPLAFLLDPANQRRMSAEYQGVQRHYYEIAWEGRRIWGATAAMLVNLRRRLDA, encoded by the coding sequence GTGACCCTCGCCGAACGGCTCCGCGCTGCACTCGCCCTGCCCGCCCCGTCCACGCTTCTCCCTGGCGACCTGCTCGAAGGCGCAAGCGGGGATGCGGTTCCGGCGGCGGTGCTGGTGGCGATCACCCGGCGCCCCGAACCCGGCGTCCTGCTGACCGTCCGGCGCGAACATATGCGCACCCATGCCGGCCAGATCGCCTTTCCCGGCGGAAGGGTCGATGCGGAGGACGCCGACCTCGCCGCGGCCGCCTTGCGCGAGGCGGAGGAGGAAATCGGCCTTCCGCGCTCGGCCGTCACCCTGTGGGGCACGGCGGACCCTTATCGCACCATCACCGGCTATCACGTCGTTCCCGTCCTGGGCGAGGTCGATGCGGACCTCCCGTTGCTCCCGCACGAACAGGAGGTCGCTGACATGTTCGAGGCACCGCTTGCCTTTCTTCTCGACCCCGCCAATCAGCGCCGCATGTCAGCCGAATATCAGGGCGTTCAGCGCCATTATTACGAAATTGCATGGGAGGGCCGCCGGATCTGGGGCGCCACCGCGGCGATGCTCGTG